The genomic DNA AGATGGAGCCCGCGCCCGTCACGGACATCAAGGGCGCCCGCGTCATGGCGCTGCTGGGTGACTCGGTGACCACCGACCACATCAGCCCGGCCGGCCCGATCAAGCCGGGTACCCCGGCCGCGGACTACCTGGACGCGCACGGTGTGGCCCGCAAGGACTACAACTCGCTGGGCAGCCGTCGTGGCAACCACGAGGTCATGGTCCGCGGCACCTTCGCCAACATCCGCCTGCAGAACCGCATCCTGGACACCATCGGCCTCGAGGGCACGCAGGGTGGCTACACCCGCGACTTCACCCAGGAGGGTGGCCCGCAGGAGTTCATCTACAACGCGTGCATGAACTACCAGAAGGCCGGCATCCCGCTGGTCGTGCTGGGCGGCAAGGAATACGGTTCGGGCTCCTCGCGTGACTGGGCCGCCAAGGGCACCACGCTGCTGGGCGTCAAGGCCGTCATCACCGAGTCGTTCGAGCGCATCCACCGGTCGAACCTGATCGGCATGGGCGTCATCCCGCTGCAGTTCCCGGCCGGCGAGAGCGCCAAGTCGCTGGGCCTGGACGGCACCGAGACCTTCGACATCACCGGCATCGAGGAGCTCAACGCCGGCAAGACGCCGAAGACGGTGCACGTCTCCGCCACCAAGGAGGACGGCACCAAGGTCGAGTTCGAGGCCGTGGTCCGGATCGACACGCCCGGTGAGGCCGACTACTACCGCAACGGCGGCATCCTGCAGTACGTGCTGCGCAACATGCTGCGGTCGGGTAGCGAGGCCTGACAACTGGCTGATTCGGTTGGGCAGCCTCCGGGCTGCCCAACCGAACGCCGGTAGGAGTCCTGGTGCCCAAAGTCAGCGACGATCATCTCGCCGCCCGTCGAGCGCAGATCCTCGACGGCGCCCGACGCTGTTTTTCCGAGTTCGGGTACGAAGGTGCGACGGTGCGGCTTCTCGAAGAAGCCACCGCGATGTCGCGCGGCGCGATCTTCCACCATTTCCGCGACAAGGACGCGCTGTTCTTCGCGCTCGCCGAGGAAGACGGCGAGCGGATGGCCGAGACCGTCGAGAAGGACGGCCTCGTGCAGGTCATGCGGAACATGCTGGCCAAGCCGGAGAACTACCAGTGGCTGGGCACCCGGCTGGAGATCGCCCGCCGGCTGCGCACCGACGCCGAGTTCCGCGCCGAGTGGCAGCAGCGCTACGAGGAACTCAACCAGGCCACCATCGCGCGCCTGGAGCGCAAGAAGGCCGCCGGCACGCTGCGTGACGACGTGCCCACCGAAGTGCTGCACATCTATCTCGACCTGGTGCTCGACGGCCTCATCGCGCGGCTGGCCTCAGGGCAGACCGGCGAGGATCTGGCGGCCGTCCTCGACATCGTCGAGGCATCGGTCCGCCGAAAGCCCTAGCGGCTCAACCCTTTCAGCGGTTCGCGCTCATCACCGACAGCAGCTCGTAGCCGACGTGCGCGGCGGCGATTCCCGTCAGCTCGGCGTGGTCGTACGCCGGGGACACCTCGACGATGTCGGCGCCCACCACGTTCAGACCGGTCAGCGAACGCAGCGAATGCAGCAGTTCGCGCGACGTCAGTCCCCCGGCTTCCGGCGTCCCGGTACCGGGCGCGTGCGCCGGGTCCAGCACGTCGATGTCGACCGACACGTAGACCGGACCGCCCGCCAGCCGCTTGACCATGCGCTCCCGCACGCTCGCGAGGCCGTCGACCTGGTAGTCGTCGGAGCGGATCACCTGGAAGCCCAGGATCGCGTCGTCCTCGAGGTCCTTCTTGCTGTACAGCGGCCCACGGATACCCATGTGCAGCGACCGCTCCATGTCGACGAGGCCCTCTTCGCTGGCCCGGCGGAACGGTGTGCCGTGCGTGTAGGCGGCGCCGAAGTAGGTGTCCCAGGTGTCGAGGTGGGCGTCGAAATGCAGCACGGCGATGGGGCCGTGGTCGCGGTGCAGTGACCGCAGGATCGGCAGCGCGATGGTGTGGTCACCGCCGAGGGTGAGCACGGCGCTGCCGTCCTTGCGCAGCGCGGTCACCTCGGTGTCGATGGTCTCGATGGCCTCGTTGATGTTGAACGGGTTGACGCCGATGTCGCCGGCGTCGGCGACCTGCTGATTGGCGAACGGTGACACGTCGAGCGCCTGGTTGTAGGGCCGCAGCAGCTTGGACGCGGCGCGGATGTGGCCCGGGCCGAAGCGCGCGCCCGGGCGGTAGGACACGCCGGTGTCGAACGGGACGCCGAGGATCGTGACGTCGGGCGCGGACACCTGGTCCAGACGCGGCACCCGGGCGAACGTGGCCGGCTCGGCGTAGCGCGGGAACCGGCTCGCATCGACCTGGCCGATGATCTCGCGGCCGTCGGGCGCGGTGGTCGTGATGTACCGGTCGAAGCTCATCAGTTCTCCAAAGTCGTGGCGTGTGGCTTGGGTCTCATTGTTTCCGGCAGTAGAATTATTGTCAACCTTTGTTTCCTAGGAGGAAATCGTGGGCGGTTCGCCGGCAACGCAACTAACGATCGCCGCCCGGTTGAAGGCCGCCCGCAGCGCCAAGCGCATGACCCTCGACGAGCTCGCCGCCGCCAGCGGCGTGACCAAGGGCTACCTGTCGAAGGTCGAACGCGGCCAGTCGAACGCGTCGGTCGCCGCCCTCATCCGTATCTGCGACGCGCTCGAACTCCAGGTCGGTTCCCTGTTCGACGAGACCCCCGTCGGCGAGGTGGTCCGCGCCGGCGAATACCCGCCCATCGAGTTCGGCGGCACCCGGATGACCGAATTCCAGCTGACACCGACGGGCGAGCGCCGATTCCAGGTCCTGCTGAGCGACATCGCGCCCGGCGGCGGCAGCGGGAGCGACACCTACTCGCTGCCGGCCGAGGTGGAGTTCGCCATGGTCACCGAAGGCCGGCTGCACATCGACTTCGTCGAGGGCAACGGCAGCCGCATCACGCTCGATGCGGGCGACGCGCTGACCTTCGAGGCGGACCGTCCGCACGCCTTCCACGCCGACGCACAGTCCGGCGCGAAGGTGTTGTGGGTGCTGACCCCGGCGCTGACGCAGCGGCGGCTGGCCGAGGCCGCCGAATAGCTAGGCGGCAGTCAGCTCCTGGCGGCTGCGCTCGACGGCGGCATGCTCGGGCGCCAGGTCCACGCCACGGGTCAGGACGTAGTACACCAGCCCGGACACCGCGAGGCCGACGATGAACGAGATGTCCACTCCCCCAAGCAGCTTGGCGATCGGACCTTCGTGGAAGTGCAGTGAGACAAAGGGCACCATCGACACCATGCCGATGAGGTACGCCGCCAGTCCGCGCCACGACCACCGGCCGTAGATCCCGTCCGGCCGGAAGATGTCGACTATCGAATAGTGGCCGCGCCGAACGAAATAGAAGTCGACCAGATTGACGGCCGTCCACGGGATCAGGAAGTACAGCATCAGCAGCACGAACGTGTTGAACGACTCGAGGTAACCCTCGGGCAGCGACAGCGCGACGACGAACGCGACCAACGACGTCAGCGCGATGCCGAGCACCCGCAGGCGCACGGTCGGCGTGATCGGCCGGAAGGCGTCCAGTGCGCTCATGCTCGTCAGGCTCGCGCCGTAGGCGTTGACGGACATGATGGTCACCAGCGCGATCGACGCCACCACGACGGTGAAAGTACCGAAGCCAGGCAGTAATTGGTTGCCGACGGTCTGGATCGAGACGATCGCGTCCGGCGTCGGCAGCGCCGACGCCAGCACCGCACCCAGAGACATCAGCCATACCGACGAACCCGCGGCACCCAGATACGTCCACCAGATGACGTGCTTGGCCGAGGTGTTCTCCGGCAGGTAGCGCGAGTAGTCGGACACGTACACCGCATACGAGATCTGGTATCCGGCCGCCGCCGCGAACTGCATCAAAAACACCGTCAGCGAGAACTTGCCGCCGTCGGGGACCGCCGCATTCAGGTGCAGGGTCGACAGCGCATAGACGGTGAGCACGCCGAACACGACGATCAGCAGGTATGTCAGCCACCGCTGCACGACCATCATCAGGTCGAAGCCGGCGACGGCGATGACGATGGCCGCCACCATCAGGCCGAGATACCAGAGCCAGTTCGGGCCGGCGAAAACCGTCTTGAAGCCCGACGTGGCGAGGATGGTGTTGAAGACGTTGAAGCCGATGTACACGAAGATCACGGCGATGAACGGGACCAGCGCGCCACGCGAGCCGAACTGCGCGCGCGACTGGATCATCTGCGGCAGACCCATCGTGGGCCCCTGGTTGGCGTGGAAACACATGAAGAGCGTCCCGAAGCAAGCACCGGCGACCGCGGCCAGCACCGACCATCCGGCGGACAGTCCGTTGGCCGGACCGAGGAAGCCCGTGACCATGGTGGTCAGCACGAAGTTCCCGGTGAACCAGAACGGCGCCTGATGGTGCACCTTGCCCCTGCGTTCCCCTGTCGGAATCCAGTCGATGGAGCGGGTCTCGATTGCGCCTGCCATGGCATCCCCTTTGATGTGGCTCAGATCACTGGCCTCAGAGTAGGCATTCATCGTCGCCAAAGGCAACAATTGTTTCCTAGCTCACTCCACATGTTGACAGATGGGAGTGACGTACCGCACTCTGTTACGCGAGTCACAAATCTCGTGGCGCGCCCTCCTCTCCACGGAGCTTCCCTTGGCCATCACCGAGGCCCCCCGGCCGGGCATTCTGCGCGCCATGAGCGCACAAAAATCGGTCGACGACATCGTCGCCGCCAACGAAACCCCGGACGGCCCCCACCTCAAGCGGTCGATGGGTTTCATCCATCTGACCGCCCTGTCCATCGGCGCGACGCTCGGCACCGGAATCTTCGTCATCCTCGGCGCCGCGGTCCCGAAAGCCGGTCCGGCAGTCCTGCTCTCGTTCATCCTCGCGGCCGTCACCGCGCTCTTCTCGGCGCTGTCCTACGCCGAACTGGCCGGCACCATCCCCGTCTCCGGCAGCTCCTACTCCTACGCGTACGCCACCCTGGGTGAGTTCTGGGCCTGGGTGTGCGGCTGGTGCCTCATGCTCGAATACGGAGTCTCGGTCGCCGCCGTCGCCGTCGGCTGGGGCGGCTACATCAACACGCTGCTCCACCAGCTGTTCGGCAACGAGCTGCCCGCCGCTGTCACGGGCGCACCCGGTGAGGGCGGCGTCATCAACCTGCCGGCCATCACGATCGTGGTCCTCGCCTCGATCCTGCTGCTGCGGGGCGCGTCCGAGTCGGCCGTCGTCAACACCGCGATGGTGATCCTCAAGTGCGTCGTGCTGGTGTTCTTCTGCGCCGTCGCGTTCACCGCGTTCAAGGCCGGCAACCTGACCCCGTTCATGCCGCTGGGCTTCCTCGGCGTCTCCGCCGCCGCCTCCCAGGTCTTCTTCTCGTACATCGGCTTCGACGCGGCATCCACCGCGGGCAACGAGGCCAAGGACCCGAAGCGGGACCTGCCGCGCGCCATCATGGCCTCGTTGCTGATCGTCACGGTGCTGTACCTCGCCGTCGCGCTGGCCGCCCTCGGCGCCATGAGCTGGACCAAGTTCAGCGCCGACGAAGGCGCCACCCTGGCCGTCGCCCTCAGCGGCATCACCAGCAGCAATGTGCCGGCCATCATCCTGTCGATCGGCGCCGTCATCGCCATCGCCAGCGTCGTCCTCGCCGTCCAGTACGGGCAGACCCGCATCCTGTACACCATGGCCGTCGACGGCCTGGTGCCCGCGCTGTTCGCCAAGATCAACCCGCGGACATTCGTGCCGACCTGGAACATCGTCATCTGCGGCGTCGTCGTGTCACTGCTCGCCGGTTTCGTGTCGCTGGGTGAGCTGGCCAACGCCACCTCGATCGGCTGCCTCTTCGCCTTCGCGCTGGTCAACATCGCCGTCATCATCCTGCGGC from Mycolicibacterium phocaicum includes the following:
- a CDS encoding TetR/AcrR family transcriptional regulator, yielding MPKVSDDHLAARRAQILDGARRCFSEFGYEGATVRLLEEATAMSRGAIFHHFRDKDALFFALAEEDGERMAETVEKDGLVQVMRNMLAKPENYQWLGTRLEIARRLRTDAEFRAEWQQRYEELNQATIARLERKKAAGTLRDDVPTEVLHIYLDLVLDGLIARLASGQTGEDLAAVLDIVEASVRRKP
- a CDS encoding amino acid permease produces the protein MSAQKSVDDIVAANETPDGPHLKRSMGFIHLTALSIGATLGTGIFVILGAAVPKAGPAVLLSFILAAVTALFSALSYAELAGTIPVSGSSYSYAYATLGEFWAWVCGWCLMLEYGVSVAAVAVGWGGYINTLLHQLFGNELPAAVTGAPGEGGVINLPAITIVVLASILLLRGASESAVVNTAMVILKCVVLVFFCAVAFTAFKAGNLTPFMPLGFLGVSAAASQVFFSYIGFDAASTAGNEAKDPKRDLPRAIMASLLIVTVLYLAVALAALGAMSWTKFSADEGATLAVALSGITSSNVPAIILSIGAVIAIASVVLAVQYGQTRILYTMAVDGLVPALFAKINPRTFVPTWNIVICGVVVSLLAGFVSLGELANATSIGCLFAFALVNIAVIILRRTRPDLHRTFRLRLFPVAPVLGFLFCCYLMWALPVATWIAFGIWGALGLAVYFGYSIRKSKLRVDAA
- a CDS encoding purine-cytosine permease family protein codes for the protein MAGAIETRSIDWIPTGERRGKVHHQAPFWFTGNFVLTTMVTGFLGPANGLSAGWSVLAAVAGACFGTLFMCFHANQGPTMGLPQMIQSRAQFGSRGALVPFIAVIFVYIGFNVFNTILATSGFKTVFAGPNWLWYLGLMVAAIVIAVAGFDLMMVVQRWLTYLLIVVFGVLTVYALSTLHLNAAVPDGGKFSLTVFLMQFAAAAGYQISYAVYVSDYSRYLPENTSAKHVIWWTYLGAAGSSVWLMSLGAVLASALPTPDAIVSIQTVGNQLLPGFGTFTVVVASIALVTIMSVNAYGASLTSMSALDAFRPITPTVRLRVLGIALTSLVAFVVALSLPEGYLESFNTFVLLMLYFLIPWTAVNLVDFYFVRRGHYSIVDIFRPDGIYGRWSWRGLAAYLIGMVSMVPFVSLHFHEGPIAKLLGGVDISFIVGLAVSGLVYYVLTRGVDLAPEHAAVERSRQELTAA
- a CDS encoding helix-turn-helix domain-containing protein, translated to MGGSPATQLTIAARLKAARSAKRMTLDELAAASGVTKGYLSKVERGQSNASVAALIRICDALELQVGSLFDETPVGEVVRAGEYPPIEFGGTRMTEFQLTPTGERRFQVLLSDIAPGGGSGSDTYSLPAEVEFAMVTEGRLHIDFVEGNGSRITLDAGDALTFEADRPHAFHADAQSGAKVLWVLTPALTQRRLAEAAE
- the speB gene encoding agmatinase, which encodes MSFDRYITTTAPDGREIIGQVDASRFPRYAEPATFARVPRLDQVSAPDVTILGVPFDTGVSYRPGARFGPGHIRAASKLLRPYNQALDVSPFANQQVADAGDIGVNPFNINEAIETIDTEVTALRKDGSAVLTLGGDHTIALPILRSLHRDHGPIAVLHFDAHLDTWDTYFGAAYTHGTPFRRASEEGLVDMERSLHMGIRGPLYSKKDLEDDAILGFQVIRSDDYQVDGLASVRERMVKRLAGGPVYVSVDIDVLDPAHAPGTGTPEAGGLTSRELLHSLRSLTGLNVVGADIVEVSPAYDHAELTGIAAAHVGYELLSVMSANR